The Sardina pilchardus chromosome 19, fSarPil1.1, whole genome shotgun sequence genome window below encodes:
- the LOC134065830 gene encoding myosin-7-like, with amino-acid sequence MGDALMAEFGQAAPFLRKSDMERLEAQTRPFDIKRACFVVDPEVEFVKGTIQSRDGDKVTVLTEFEKTVTVKEADVHQQNPPKFDKIEDMAMFTFLHEPAVLFNLKERYAAWMIYTYSGLFCVTVNPYKWLPVYNQEVVLAYRGKKRSEAPPHIFSISDNAYQYMLTDRENQSLLITGESGAGKTVNTKRVIQYFASIAAGGTGKKDPNDKKGTLEDQIIQCNPALEAFGNAKTIRNDNSSRFGKFIRIHFHATGKLASADIETYLLEKSRVTFQLKAERDYHIFYQILSQRKPELLEMLLITANPYDYAFISQGETQVASIDDGDELQATDDAFDVLGFNQEEKNSIYKLTGAIMHYGNMKFKQKQREEQAEADGTEDADKSAYLMGLNSADLIKALCHPRVKVGNEWVTKGQNVQQVYYSIGALSKSIYEKMFLWMVVKINLTLDTKQPRQYFIGVLDIAGFEIFDFNTFEQLCINFTNEKLQQFFNHHMFVLEQEEYKKEGIEWTFIDFGMDLQACIDLIEKPMGIMSILEEECMFPKASDSTFKAKLYDNHLGKSNNFQKPRIVKGKPEAHFSLVHYAGTVDYNIGNWLVKNKDPLNETVVGLYQKSTMKMLAALFAGYAGADSAAESGGGGGGKKKKGSSFQTVSALHRENLNKLMTNLRSTHPHFVRCIIPNETKTPGAMENPLVMHQLRCNGVLEGIRICRKGFPNRIQYPDFKQRYRILNPSAIPEGQFIDPKKGAEKLLGSLDIDHEQYRFGHTKVFFKAGLLGVLEEMRDDRLALIITGIQSRSRGMLARIEFQKIVERRDALLVIQWNVRAFMGVKNWPWMKMYFKIKPLLKSAEAEKEMANMKEEFLKLKEAYAKSEARRKELEEKMVSILQEKNDLQLQVQTEQDSLCDAEERCEGLIKSKIQLEAKAKELTERLEDEEEMNSELTSKKRKLEDECSELKKDIDDLELTLAKVEKEKHATENKVKNLTEEMAALDEIIAKLTKEKKALQEAHQQTLDDLQSEEDKVNTLTKAKTKLEQQVDDLEGSLEQEKKLRMDLERAKRKLEGDLKLTQENVMDLENDKQQLEERIKKKDFEISQLNSKIEDEQAMAAQLQKKLKELQARIEELEEELEAERAARAKVEKQRADLARELEEISERLEEAGGATAAQIEMNKKREAEFQKLRRDLEESTLQHEATASTLRKKHADSVADLGEQIDNLQRVKQKLEKEKSELRLELDDVVSNMEQVSKTKANLEKMSRTLEDQMSEYRTKYEESQRSINDFTLLKAKLQTENGEISRQLEEKDSLVSQLTRGKQSYCQQIEDLKRQLEEEVKAKNALAHAVQSARHDSDLLREQYEEEQEAKAELQRSLSKANSEVAQWRTKYETDAIQRTEELEDAKKKLAQRLQDAEEAVEAVNAKCSSLEKTKHRLQNEIEDLMVDVERSNSAAAALDKRQRNFDKVLSEWKQKYEESQTELESSQKEARSLGTELFKLKNSYEESLDHLETMRRENKNLQEEISDLTEQLGETGKNIHELEKSRKTLEQEKAEIQTALEEAEGTLEHEEGKILRAQLEFNQIKADIERKLTEKDEEMEQAKRNQQRVVDTLQSSLESETRSRNEALRVKKKMEGDLNEMEVQLSQANRQAAEAQKQLKGLHGHLKDAQLQLDDALRNNDDLKENTAIVERRSNLLQAELDELRSLVEQTERGRKLAEQELLDVSERVQLLHSQNTSLLNQKKKLEGDTSQLSNEVEEAVQECRNAEEKAKKAITDAAMMAEELKKEQDTSAHLERMKKNMEQTIKDLQHRLDEAEQIAMKGGKKQIQKLESRVRELESEVELEQRKASDSVKGIRKYERRIKELTYQTEEDKKNLHRLQDLVDKLQLKVKSYKRSAEEAEEQANSNLGKFRKIQHELDEAEERADIAESQVNKMRAKSRDAGGKKGHDEE; translated from the exons GCCCAGACTCGCCCCTTTGACATTAAGAGGGCCTGCTTTGTGGTGGACCCTGAGGTTGAATTTGTGAAGGGAACGATCCAAAGCAGAGACGGTGACAAAGTCACTGTTCTTACTGAGTTTGAGAAG ACTGTCACTGTGAAAGAGGCAGATGTCCACCAACAAAACCCGCCAAAGTTTGATAAAATTGAGGACATGGCGATGTTCACCTTTCTGCATgagcctgctgtgctgtttaaCCTAAAAGAGCGTTACGCAGCCTGGATGATCTAC ACCTACTCAGGGTTGTTCTGTGTCACTGTCAATCCCTACAAGTGGTTGCCAGTGTACAACCAGGAAGTTGTTCTTGCTTACAGAGGCAAGAAGAGGAGTGAAGCTCCTCCCCacatcttctccatctctgacaATGCCTACCAGTACATGCtgacag aCAGGGAGAATCAGTCCCTCCTGATCAC TGGAGAATCTGGTGCTGGGAAGACTGTGAACACTAAGAGAGTTATCCAGTATTTCGCCAGCATTGCTGCTGGTGGAACTGGCAAGAAGGATCCAAATGACAAAAAG GGTACCTTGGAGGATCAAATCATCCAGTGTAACCCTGCTCTGGAGGCCTTTGGTAATGCAAAGACTATCAGAAATGACAACTCCTCTAGATTT ggtAAATTTATCAGAATCCACTTTCATGCAACTGGCAAGCTGGCCTCTGCTGATATTGAGACCT ATCTACTTGAGAAGTCTCGGGTGACTTTCCAGCTAAAGGCTGAGAGAGATTACCACATCTTCTACCAGATCCTCTCTCAGAGAAAACCAGAACTATTGG AGATGCTGCTTATCACAGCCAACCCCTACGACTACGCTTTCATCTCCCAAGGAGAGACACAAGTAGCTTCcattgatgatggtgatgagctTCAGGCCACTGAT GATGCCTTTGATGTGCTAGGATTTAATCAAGAGGAAAAGAACAGCATTTACAAGCTGACTGGTGCCATCATGCACTATGGCAACATGAAGTtcaagcagaagcagagagaggagcaggcagaAGCTGATGGCACTGAAG ATGCTGACAAATCTGCTTATCTGATGGGCTTGAACTCTGCTGACCTCATTAAGGCCTTGTGTCACCCAAGGGTCAAAGTAGGAAACGAGTGGGTCACCAAGGGACAGAATGTCCAGCAG GTATACTACTCTATTGGAGCCCTGTCCAAGTCAATCTAtgagaagatgttcctctggaTGGTTGTCAAAATCAACCTAACCTTGGACACCAAACAACCTCGCCAGTACTTCATTGGTGTGCTCGACATTGCTGGATTTGAGATCTTTGAT TTCAACACCTTTGAGCAACTGTGCATCAACTTCACTAATGAGAAGCTGCAGCAGTTCTTCAACCACCACATGTTTGTGCTGGAGCAAGAGGAGTACAAGAAGGAGGGCATTGAGTGGACATTCATTGACTTCGGCATGGACTTGCAGGCCTGTATTGATCTCATTGAAAAG CCCATGGGTATCATGTCCATCCTTGAAGAGGAGTGCATGTTCCCCAAGGCCAGTGATTCAACATTTAAAGCTAAGCTTTATGACAACCACTTGGGGAAATCCAACAACTTCCAGAAGCCCAGGATTGTCAAGGGGAAACCAGAGGCCCATTTCTCTCTGGTCCACTATGCTGGCACCGTTGATTATAACATTGGCAACTGGCTGGTGAAGAACAAAGACCCTCTCAATGAGACCGTGGTCGGTTTATACCAGAAGTCCACCATGAAAATGCTTGCAGCCCTCTTTGCAGGATATGCTGGGGCTGATTCTGCTG CtgaaagtggtggtggtggtggtggaaagaagaagaaaggatcGTCTTTCCAGACAGTGTCTGCACTGCACAGG GAGAACCTGAACAAGCTGATGACCAACTTGAGATCAACTCACCCCCACTTTGTGCGCTGCATCATCCCCAACGAGACCAAGACTCCTGGGGCCATGGAGAATCCTCTGGTCATGCACCAGCTGCGCTGTAACGGTGTGCTGGAAGGCATCAGGATCTGCAGAAAGGGCTTCCCCAACAGGATCCAGTATCCTGACTTCAAACAGAG ATACCGTATCCTGAATCCTTCAGCTATCCCTGAGGGACAGTTCATTGACCCCAAGAAAGGAGCAGAAAAACTGCTTGGATCCCTGGATATTGACCATGAGCAGTACAGATTCGGACACACTAAG GTGTTCTTCAAAGCTGGTCTCCTGGGTGTTCTTGAGGAGATGAGAGACGACCGTCTTGCTCTAATCATCACTGGTATCCAATCAAGATCAAGAGGAATGCTGGCAAGAATTGAATTCCAGAAGATTGTTGAACGCAG GGATGCTCTTCTTGTCATTCAGTGGAACGTCCGTGCATTCATGGGTGTCAAGAATTGGCCCTGGATGAAGATGTACTTCAAGATCAAGCCCCTGCTGAAATCTGCTGAGGCTGAGAAAGAGATGGCAAACATGAAGGAAGAATTCCTGAAGCTGAAGGAGGCCTATGCTAAATCTGAGGCTCGTAGAAAAGAGCTGGAAGagaaaatggtttccattctccAAGAAAAGAATGACCTGCAACTTCAGGTCCAGACT GAACAAGATAGTTTGTGTGATGCTGAGGAGCGATGTGAAGGTCTAATCAAAAGCAAGATTCAGCTTGAGGCAAAAGCCAAAGAGCTGACTGAGAGActggaagatgaagaggagatgAATTCAGAGCTGACTTCAAAGAAGAGGAAGTTGGAGGATGAATGCTCAGAGCTCAAGAAGGACATTGATGACCTGGAGCTCACTCTAGCTAAagtggagaaagagaagcaTGCCACTGAGAATAAG GTTAAAAACCTGACTGAGGAGATGGCAGCTCTGGATGAAATCATTGCCAAGCTGACCAAAGAGAAGAAAGCACTGCAGGAGGCTCACCAGCAAACACTGGATGACCTTCAGAGTGAGGAGGACAAAGTCAACACTCTGACTAAGGCCAAAACCAAGCTGGAGCAGCAAGTTGATGAT CTTGAGGGGTCCCTGGAACAGGAAAAGAAACTCAGGATGGATCTGGAGAGAGCTAAAAGGAAGCTTGAGGGTGACCTAAAGTTGACCCAGGAAAATGTGATGGACCTAGAGAATGATAAACAGCAGCTAGAGGAAAGGATTAAAAA GAAAGACTTTGAAATAAGTCAGCTTAACAGCAAGATAGAGGATGAGCAAGCAATGGCAGCCCAGCTCCAAAAGAAACTGAAGGAACTTCAG GCTCGCAttgaggagctggaggaagagCTGGAGGCTGAGAGAGCTGCTCGAGCCAAAGTGGAGAAGCAGCGGGCAGACCTGGccagagagctggaggagatcagtgagaggctggaggaggctgGAGGTGCCACTGCTGCCCAGATTGAGATGAACAAGAAGAGGGAGGCTGAGTTCCAGAAGCTGCGCAGAGATCTTGAAGAGTCCACTCTGCAACATGAGGCCACTGCTTCCACACTGAGGAAGAAGCATGCAGACAGTGTAGCTGACCTCGGGGAGCAGATTGACAACcttcagagagtaaaacaaaagcttgagaaggagaagagcgAGCTTCGTCTCGAGCTGGATGATGTTGTCTCCAACATGGAGCAAGTTTCCAAAACCAAG GCAAACTTGGAGAAAATGTCCAGAACCTTGGAGGATCAGATGAGTGAATATAGGACCAAATATGAAGAAAGCCAGCGAAGCATAAATGACTTCACTTTGCTGAAAGCTAAGCTGCAAACTGAAAATG GGGAGATTTCCCGCCAACTAGAAGAGAAGGACTCCCTTGTCTCTCAGCTAACTAGGGGCAAGCAATCCTATTGCCAGCAAATAGAAGACCTTAAAAGACAACTGGAGGAGGAAGTCAAG GCCAAAAATGCACTAGCCCATGCAGTGCAGTCTGCTCGCCACGACTCTGACCTCCTGAGGGAGCAGtatgaggaggagcaggaggccaaGGCTGAGCTGCAGCGCAGTCTCTCCAAGGCCAACTCTGAGGTGGCTCAATGGAGAACCAAGTACGAGACTGATGCCATCCAGAGGACTGAGGAGCTGGAAGATGCCAA GAAAAAGCTGGCTCAGCGTCTGCAAGATGCAGAGGAAGCTGTGGAAGCTGTAAATGCCAAATGCTCCTCCCTGGAAAAAACTAAGCACAGACTGCAGAATGAGATTGAAGATCTCATGGTCGACGTTGAGAGATCCAATTCGGCTGCTGCTGCCCTGGACAAAAGGCAAAGGAATTTTGATAAG GTCCTGTCTGAGTGGAAGCAGAAGTATGAGGAGTCCCAGACTGAGCTGGAGAGTTCCCAGAAAGAGGCCAGATCTCTTGGCACTGAGCTCTTTAAACTCAAGAACTCTTATGAGGAATCTCTAGATCACCTTGAAAccatgaggagagagaacaaaaaccTGCAAG AGGAAATTTCTGATCTGACTGAACAACTTGGTGAGACTGGAAAGAACATTCATGAACTTGAGAAATCCAGGAAGACACTTGAGCAAGAGAAGGCAGAGATCCAGACTGCTCTTGAGGAAGCTGAG GGTACTTTAGAGCATGAGGAGGGCAAGATCCTCAGGGCTCAGCTGGAGTTCAATCAGATCAAAGCTGATATTGAGCGTAAACTTActgagaaggatgaggagatggagcaggCCAAGAGGAACCAGCAGAGAGTGGTGGATACCTTGCAGAGCTCCCTGGAGTCTGAGACTCGCAGCAGGAATGAGGCTCTCAGGGtaaagaagaagatggagggagacctcAATGAGATGGAGGTCCAGCTCAGCCAGGCCAACAGGCAGGCAGCTGAGGCCCAGAAGCAGCTCAAGGGTCTGCATGGACATCTGAAG GATGCCCAACTGCAGCTGGATGACGCTCTACGTAATAATGATGATCTCAAAGAGAACACTGCTATTGTGGAGAGACGCAGCAATCTGCTGCAGGCTGAATTGGATGAGCTCAGGTCCCTGGTGGAGCAGACTGAGAGAGGCCGGAAACTGGCTGAACAGGAGCTGCTGGACGTCAGTGAGAGGGTGCAGCTGCTGCACTCACAG AACACCAGCCTGCTGAACCAGAAGAAGAAGCTGGAGGGTGATACATCCCAGTTGTCGAATGAAGTAGAGGAGGCTGTGCAGGAGTGCAGGAATGCTGAGGAAAAGGCCAAGAAGGCCATCACTGATGCTgccatgatggcagaggagctgaagaaggagcaggACACCAGTGCTCACCTGGAGCGCATGAAGAAGAACATGGAGCAGACCATCAAGGACCTGCAGCACCGTCTGGATGAAGCTGAACAAATCGCCATGAAGGGTGGCAAGAAGCAGATCCAGAAACTGGAGTCCAGG GTGAGGGAGCTGGAAAGTGAGGTAGAACTGGAGCAACGTAAGGCCAGTGATTCTGTCAAAGGAATCCGTAAATATGAACGCCGCATAAAGGAACTCACTTACCAG ACCGAGGAAGATAAGAAGAATCTGCATCGCCTTCAGGACCTGGTAGACAAACTGCAACTGAAAGTCAAGTCCTACAAGAGATCAGCAGAGGAGGCT GAGGAGCAGGCCAACAGCAACCTGGGCAAGTTCCGCAAGATTCAGCATGAACTGGATGAGGCTGAGGAAAGAGCTGATATAGCTGAGTCTCAGGTCAACAAGATGAGAGCCAAGAGCCGTGATGCAGGTGGCAAG AAGGGGCATGATGAAGAGTGA